The genomic window TGGAAAAACTCCTACCCTTTGAGCCGAGGATTAGAGTTATAGCACCCCAAATTACACACTACATCCATAGCCTTGCAAAGGAAGGAAAAATAGAGCTTTTAAAAAGAAGGGTAAGGCTCAAGGACTTAAAGGACGCTTTTATGGTTATAGTGGCTGTGAATGACCTGAGGCTTCAGAAAAAGATATATGGCTTTTGCGTAAAAATGGGAATACACTGCAATGCGGTAGACAGCCCAGATTTTTGCACCTTCCTATTTCCAGCCCTTGTGGTAAGGGGTAACCTTGTTATAGGGGTATCCACATCAGGCAAGGCACCAGCCTTGTCCGCAGGTATAAGAGAGTTTATTGAAAATAGACTTCCGGAGGGTGTTGAGGAACTTCTTTCGGAGCTTGAAAACTTGAGACGGACTGTACCAGAAGGCAAAGAAAGACAGGAAAAGCTAATAAGGCTCGTAAGGCATAAGCTTGGCTTATAATCTTTCTGTGTGGGTTTTGGGTCAGCACGACGAACCTTACAGAAGGCTTAGAAACTCTATCCTCAATCTTGTGGGCAACACGCCTCTTGTGAGGCTCAGAAAAATCATTCCACCGGGGGTTTCTCCAAAGGTGGAGATATACGCCAAGTTGGAAAGTTTCAATCCAGGTGGTTCTGTAAAGGACAGACCAGCCCTTAGTATGTTTCTGGACGCTATGGAAAGGGGACTTCTCAAAGAGGGCAAGGTGGTTATAGATGCCACCTCTGGAAACACGGGCATAGCCCTTGCCATGGTGGGTGCTTGTCTTGGTGTGCCTGTGGAGCTTGCCATGCCCGCCAACGTGAGCGAAGAGAGAAAAAGAATAATAAAAGCCTACGGTGCAAAGGTCTACTTTACAGACCCTTTGGAGGGCACGGACGGTGCCATACTCTTTGTGAGGGACAAGGTGAGCAAAGAGCCAGAGAAATACCTCTACCTTGACCAGTATAACAACCCTGCCAACTGGAAGGCACACTTTTATTCTACGGGCATTGAGGTATGGAACCAAACGGGGGGAAGGATTACGCACCTTGTGGCAGGCATAGGCACGGGCGGGACCATCATGGGCACGGGAAGAAGGCTAAAGGTATACAATCCAGAGGTTCAGATAATCGGCGTCCAGCCTGCCTATCCCTTTCATGGAATAGAAGGGCTAAAGCACATTGAAAGCTCTATAAAGCCCGGCATTTTTGACGAAACCTTTCTGGACAGGACCATATTCGTAGAGACAGAACCCGCCTATGAGATGACCAAAAGGCTTGCCAGAGAGGAGGGCATACTTGCAGGTCAATCCTGTGGTGCAGCACTGCACGCAGCCCTCCAGCTGGCTAAGGAGCTGGAAGAGGGCGTTATAGTGGTTATCTTCCCCGATGGCGGGGAGAAGTATCTTACCACCGCACCCTATAGAGATTGATTTAAAATATTTTCATGAAAGTTCCCTTCTCTTGGCTTTCAGAGTTCATAGATGTAGAGGGGCTTGAGCCTCAAAGGGTAGCAGAGGAGCTTACCCTGAAAAGCGTCGAGACCACCCTAAGCAGGTGGGATATGGACCTTGACGGTGTAGTCTCTGCAAGGGTGGTGGAGAAAAAACCCCACCCCACAAGAAACCTCTATGTGTACAAAGCTCAGGTGGGCGAGGGTCATTTTCTTCAGGTGGTATCTGCGGATGCAAAAGTGCAAGAGGATCAATGGGTCTTGCTAGCCCTTCCAAACGCCAAGGTGGGTAGCATGTGCATAACCCAGAGGGATTTTGATGGAGTGGTATCTCAGGGTATGTTTCTGTCTGCCAAGGAGCTGGGGCTTGAAGACCACTCTGAGGGCGTGCTTACCTTTGAGGAAGAGCTAAAGCCGGGCTTGTCCGCCTATGACCTTCTTGGCTTTGGAGAACACATACTTGAGATAGAGCCCACCCCCAACAGAGGAGACCTCCTCTCGGTGAAGGGTCTTGCGAGGGAGATATGTGCCATAATGGGAGTAAGCAAAAAGGAGAGGCAATACCCAGCCTTTGAAGACTTTGGGGATATGGACATAAGGCTTGAGTCTCCAGACTGCAGGAGATACCGGGGGGCGGTCATAGAGGGCATAAGGGTAAAGGGCTCACCCCTTTGGCTCAGAAGGAGGCTCTGGCAGTGTGGTATAAGGACCATAAACAATGTAGTGGACATAACCAACTATGTGATGCTTCTTGAGGGTCAGC from Hydrogenobacter sp. T-8 includes these protein-coding regions:
- the cysM gene encoding cysteine synthase B, with protein sequence MWVLGQHDEPYRRLRNSILNLVGNTPLVRLRKIIPPGVSPKVEIYAKLESFNPGGSVKDRPALSMFLDAMERGLLKEGKVVIDATSGNTGIALAMVGACLGVPVELAMPANVSEERKRIIKAYGAKVYFTDPLEGTDGAILFVRDKVSKEPEKYLYLDQYNNPANWKAHFYSTGIEVWNQTGGRITHLVAGIGTGGTIMGTGRRLKVYNPEVQIIGVQPAYPFHGIEGLKHIESSIKPGIFDETFLDRTIFVETEPAYEMTKRLAREEGILAGQSCGAALHAALQLAKELEEGVIVVIFPDGGEKYLTTAPYRD
- a CDS encoding precorrin-2 dehydrogenase/sirohydrochlorin ferrochelatase family protein, with translation MPYFPMFVNLEGKRVVVVGGGKVASRKVEKLLPFEPRIRVIAPQITHYIHSLAKEGKIELLKRRVRLKDLKDAFMVIVAVNDLRLQKKIYGFCVKMGIHCNAVDSPDFCTFLFPALVVRGNLVIGVSTSGKAPALSAGIREFIENRLPEGVEELLSELENLRRTVPEGKERQEKLIRLVRHKLGL